A region of Frederiksenia canicola DNA encodes the following proteins:
- the recF gene encoding DNA replication/repair protein RecF (All proteins in this family for which functions are known are DNA-binding proteins that assist the filamentation of RecA onto DNA for the initiation of recombination or recombinational repair.) translates to MSLSRLITNNFRNLTAVDLELSHSFNFLVGENGSGKTSLLEAIFYLGHGRSFKSHISNRIIHYDQDQFTLFGKVEEAKHEWSVGIQKSRQGDTILKINGEDGKKISDLAHLLPMQVITPEGLTLLNGGPTYRRAFLDWGLFHQHPEFYSHWANLKRLLKQRNSALAQVRNYAELRPWDIELTKLANIVSQLRAAYAEALRPEIEKTCQFFLPELEISVSFHQGWEKGADYAEILAQGFERDRGVGYTMVGPQKADFRFRANGLPVEDVLSRGQLKLLMCALRLAQGEYLMAQKQRKCLFLIDDFASELDPTKRALLAHRLRQSGSQVFVTAITQDQLNQMQWDEQNNDMRFSVHQGKIQ, encoded by the coding sequence ATGTCACTATCCCGTTTAATCACCAACAACTTCCGAAATTTAACTGCGGTGGATCTAGAATTGAGCCACAGCTTTAATTTTTTGGTGGGGGAAAACGGAAGCGGCAAGACCAGTTTGCTTGAAGCGATCTTTTATCTCGGGCACGGGCGGTCGTTCAAAAGCCACATCAGTAACCGTATTATTCATTACGATCAAGATCAATTCACCCTGTTTGGCAAGGTGGAAGAGGCTAAGCACGAATGGTCGGTTGGGATCCAAAAAAGCCGCCAAGGCGATACTATTCTGAAAATCAATGGCGAAGATGGCAAGAAGATTTCAGATCTTGCTCATCTGTTGCCGATGCAAGTGATCACCCCTGAAGGTTTAACTCTGCTGAATGGCGGACCGACGTACCGCAGAGCATTTCTCGACTGGGGATTGTTCCATCAACACCCTGAATTTTATAGCCATTGGGCAAATCTCAAGCGGCTGCTCAAACAACGCAATTCAGCATTGGCACAAGTGCGGAACTATGCAGAATTGCGACCTTGGGATATTGAACTCACCAAACTCGCCAACATTGTTAGCCAACTGCGTGCGGCGTATGCGGAAGCGTTGCGACCTGAAATTGAGAAAACCTGCCAATTCTTTTTGCCAGAATTAGAAATTAGTGTCAGCTTTCATCAAGGTTGGGAAAAAGGGGCTGATTATGCAGAAATTTTAGCCCAAGGCTTTGAGCGAGATCGGGGGGTAGGCTATACCATGGTTGGGCCGCAAAAAGCGGATTTCCGCTTTCGTGCCAATGGTTTACCGGTGGAAGATGTACTTTCACGTGGGCAGCTAAAATTGCTGATGTGTGCATTGCGGTTAGCTCAAGGCGAATACTTAATGGCTCAAAAGCAGAGAAAATGCCTGTTTTTGATCGACGATTTCGCCTCAGAACTTGACCCAACCAAGCGGGCACTTTTGGCTCATCGTTTGCGTCAAAGCGGCTCGCAGGTATTCGTGACCGCCATCACCCAAGATCAGCTCAACCAAATGCAATGGGATGAACAGAACAACGATATGCGTTTCTCCGTTCATCAAGGGAAAATTCAATGA
- the pepT gene encoding peptidase T, translating to MQDSQLKHSLLTRLLRYTQIYTTSDRKSQTTPSSPQQWDLLHLLRDEMTAMGLSDISLDQNGYLFATLPVNTDKSVPTLGLIAHVDTAPDFNGKNVKPQVIEQYDGSDILLKGSGDVLSPKDFPALNGLKTHTLVTTDGTSLLGADDKSGISIILSAVEYLQAHPEIPHGKIRIGFTVDEEIGRGADHFDVQAFGAEVAYTLDGGPLGELQYENFNADGATVTLFGRSVHPGTAKGKMINAWERACEFHSRLPAHLTPAESEQREGFIMLGGIDGGIDRTELHYILRSFSREELASFGEMLRSTMSEMQNVYGEHCGKVEITEQYRNMYEVLENHKYLIDIAQNVMQAQGIKPILEPIRGGTDGSRLSFMGLPCPNLFTGGENFHGKFEFISVDVMEQATQVVIGIAKAFTEYEF from the coding sequence ATGCAAGATTCTCAACTTAAACACTCACTTTTAACCCGTTTATTACGTTACACCCAAATTTATACGACCTCCGATCGCAAAAGCCAAACTACGCCAAGTTCGCCGCAACAGTGGGACTTGCTCCACCTTTTGCGAGATGAAATGACTGCAATGGGCTTGAGTGACATCAGCCTAGATCAAAACGGCTATCTGTTCGCCACGTTACCTGTGAACACCGATAAAAGTGTGCCAACTCTTGGCTTGATTGCCCATGTGGATACTGCACCTGATTTCAACGGCAAAAATGTGAAGCCACAAGTGATTGAGCAGTACGATGGATCAGATATTCTGCTAAAAGGCAGCGGTGATGTACTTTCACCGAAGGATTTCCCTGCATTAAATGGCTTGAAAACGCATACTCTGGTCACTACCGATGGCACATCGTTACTGGGAGCAGACGACAAATCGGGCATTTCGATTATCCTGTCGGCAGTGGAATATTTGCAAGCTCACCCTGAAATTCCACACGGCAAAATCCGCATCGGCTTTACTGTGGATGAAGAAATCGGGCGTGGGGCAGATCACTTTGATGTGCAGGCCTTTGGTGCCGAAGTCGCTTACACATTAGATGGTGGTCCCCTTGGCGAATTGCAGTATGAAAACTTCAACGCAGACGGAGCAACAGTCACTCTTTTTGGTCGTAGCGTTCACCCAGGCACAGCCAAAGGCAAAATGATCAACGCATGGGAGCGAGCTTGCGAATTTCACAGCCGTTTGCCAGCCCATTTAACCCCAGCAGAAAGCGAACAGCGAGAAGGTTTCATTATGCTTGGCGGTATTGACGGCGGCATCGATCGTACTGAACTGCATTATATTTTGCGTAGCTTCAGCCGTGAAGAATTAGCTAGCTTCGGCGAAATGTTGCGATCTACAATGTCTGAAATGCAAAACGTGTACGGTGAGCATTGTGGTAAAGTGGAAATCACCGAGCAGTACCGCAATATGTACGAGGTGTTGGAAAACCATAAATATCTCATCGACATCGCCCAAAACGTGATGCAAGCCCAAGGTATCAAACCGATTTTAGAGCCAATTCGTGGTGGCACTGATGGCTCGCGCCTCTCTTTTATGGGCTTGCCTTGCCCGAACTTGTTCACTGGGGGTGAAAACTTCCATGGTAAATTTGAATTTATTTCTGTTGATGTGATGGAGCAAGCTACCCAAGTGGTTATTGGCATCGCTAAGGCTTTTACTGAGTACGAGTTTTAG
- the dnaN gene encoding DNA polymerase III subunit beta — MQFTITREQLLKPLQQVCGVLSSRPTLPVINNILLDIRGNQLFMTGTDLEVELTTQAELLEAVGSDGKFTIPAKKFLDICRTLPDDSVISVQFEADRAFVRAGRSKFNLATLPASDYPNLMDWKPEVDFTIDQATLARLIDATQFSMANQDARYFLNGMKFETEGNLLRTIATDGHRLAVCTMALDQELLAHSVIVPRKAVLELARLVGHNSDSVRLEIGTSNLRVTMNGIVFTSKLIDGRFPDYRRVFPRNADRILEADAEVLKRALVRAAILSNERFRGVRLALSKDQLKITANNPEQEEAEDIIDVSYDNVEMEIGFNVSYLLDVINTLKCQRLRINLVDSISSCVIEDVDNSSAEYVIMPMRL, encoded by the coding sequence ATGCAATTTACTATTACACGTGAACAATTACTCAAACCGTTACAGCAAGTATGCGGCGTATTAAGCAGTCGCCCAACTTTACCTGTGATCAATAATATTTTGCTTGATATTCGTGGCAATCAATTATTTATGACGGGAACCGATCTTGAAGTAGAACTAACAACCCAAGCCGAGTTACTGGAAGCGGTTGGATCCGATGGAAAATTTACCATTCCGGCCAAAAAATTTCTTGATATTTGTCGTACCTTACCAGACGATAGCGTGATTTCGGTGCAATTCGAAGCTGATCGTGCATTTGTCCGTGCTGGCCGCAGTAAATTCAATTTAGCGACATTACCTGCGAGTGACTACCCAAATTTGATGGATTGGAAGCCAGAAGTGGATTTCACCATCGACCAAGCGACTCTTGCTCGTTTAATTGATGCAACCCAATTCTCCATGGCGAATCAAGACGCCCGTTATTTCTTGAACGGGATGAAATTTGAAACAGAAGGCAATTTACTTCGCACCATTGCGACAGACGGTCATCGCCTTGCGGTTTGTACGATGGCGTTAGATCAAGAGCTATTGGCTCACTCGGTTATCGTGCCACGTAAAGCGGTACTTGAACTTGCTCGTTTAGTTGGACACAACAGTGATTCTGTTCGCCTTGAAATCGGTACCAGCAACTTGCGAGTGACAATGAACGGTATTGTGTTCACTTCGAAATTAATTGATGGCCGTTTCCCAGATTACCGCCGTGTGTTCCCACGCAATGCAGATCGTATTTTAGAAGCGGATGCGGAAGTGTTAAAACGTGCATTAGTGCGTGCGGCGATTTTATCCAACGAGCGTTTCCGTGGCGTACGCTTAGCCTTAAGCAAAGATCAACTCAAAATTACCGCTAATAACCCTGAACAAGAAGAAGCGGAAGATATTATTGACGTTTCTTATGACAATGTTGAAATGGAAATTGGCTTTAACGTTAGCTACTTATTGGATGTGATCAACACCTTAAAATGCCAACGCTTACGCATCAATTTGGTTGATTCCATTTCAAGTTGTGTGATTGAGGATGTAGATAACAGTTCGGCAGAATATGTGATTATGCCGATGCGATTGTAG
- the dnaA gene encoding chromosomal replication initiator protein DnaA — MEQIVSSLWSDCLSHLQTKVSPADYSTWLRPLQASSTSSELVLYAQNQFVANWVKDKFMAEIVGLARFLGKNDDLNVTIQVGNKPVEEAVPTAQTTAKSQPEITTNIRTGITENLTFDNFVQGKSNQLAKAVAQQVAANPGENHCNPFSLYGGTGLGKTHLLHAIGNEILSQNPNARVVYIHSERFVQDMVKAIKANTIENFKKFYRSLDVLMIDDIQFFANKEATQEEFFHTFNSLFERSKQIIVTSDVFPKNIENIEERIRSRLSWGVNAAIEPPELETRVAILMKKAEERGIELTEDVAFFLAQKLRTNVRELEGALNRAIAWKNFTHRPITVDAMREALKDLLASYDHLITIENIQKTVAEYYNIKMSDLKSKSRTRSVARPRQMAMALAKELTNHSLPEIGREFGGRDHTTVMHACKTINELRESGGSIQEDYTHLTRKLSS, encoded by the coding sequence TTGGAGCAAATTGTGTCTTCCCTTTGGTCTGATTGTTTAAGTCATTTACAAACAAAAGTATCGCCTGCGGATTACAGCACGTGGTTACGTCCGCTACAAGCGAGCTCGACCAGCAGTGAATTAGTACTTTATGCACAGAACCAATTTGTTGCCAATTGGGTGAAAGACAAGTTTATGGCAGAGATCGTTGGACTTGCCCGCTTTTTAGGGAAAAATGATGATCTGAATGTGACGATCCAAGTGGGTAATAAGCCAGTTGAAGAGGCTGTTCCAACGGCACAGACGACCGCAAAAAGTCAACCAGAAATCACTACCAATATTCGTACGGGGATCACTGAAAACCTTACGTTTGATAATTTCGTACAGGGTAAATCTAACCAATTAGCTAAAGCCGTAGCACAACAAGTGGCGGCCAACCCTGGTGAAAATCATTGCAATCCATTTTCGCTTTATGGCGGAACGGGTCTAGGTAAAACCCACTTGCTGCATGCGATTGGAAACGAAATTCTCAGCCAAAATCCAAATGCCAGGGTCGTTTACATTCATTCTGAACGTTTTGTACAGGATATGGTGAAAGCAATTAAAGCCAATACGATTGAAAACTTTAAAAAGTTCTATCGTTCTTTAGACGTGTTAATGATCGATGACATTCAGTTTTTCGCTAATAAAGAAGCAACCCAAGAAGAGTTTTTCCATACATTTAACTCCTTGTTTGAACGCAGTAAACAGATTATTGTGACTTCGGATGTCTTTCCAAAAAATATCGAAAATATTGAAGAGCGTATCCGCTCTCGTTTGAGTTGGGGGGTCAATGCCGCTATTGAGCCACCAGAACTAGAAACTCGCGTTGCGATTTTGATGAAAAAAGCAGAAGAGCGTGGTATTGAATTAACGGAAGACGTCGCGTTTTTTCTTGCCCAAAAATTGCGAACCAATGTTCGTGAGTTAGAAGGAGCACTCAATCGAGCAATTGCGTGGAAAAATTTTACTCATCGTCCAATTACCGTGGATGCGATGCGGGAAGCCTTAAAAGATCTACTTGCATCTTATGATCATCTTATTACGATTGAAAATATTCAGAAAACGGTTGCTGAATATTACAATATCAAAATGTCGGATCTGAAATCTAAAAGCCGCACTCGCTCTGTGGCAAGACCGCGTCAAATGGCAATGGCATTAGCCAAAGAGCTGACTAACCATAGCTTGCCAGAGATCGGGCGTGAATTCGGTGGTCGCGATCACACGACAGTAATGCACGCTTGCAAAACGATTAACGAATTGCGAGAGAGTGGCGGCAGCATTCAAGAAGACTATACTCATTTAACTCGTAAACTCTCGTCATAG